TCCGGTTTTCAATTCCACGCCATTGATTGACATCGCCCCCTGGGCAATCTGCAGCCATGCGCCGCGGCCGGGCCCAAGTTCATGCGCGACGGATTGCCCGGGCTTGAGCCGAATGCGATGGATGTGCGCGTCCTGGTGAATCGTCGCCGAGCCATCGCGTCCATCGGGCGAGATGACGAGCACCTTGGGAAAATCCCGTTGTTCGGCCTTCGGATGCCACTCGGTGTAGCCCGGTTCAAGGCCGCGCTCGCGTGGCTGGATCCAGATCTGCAGGAGACGCATCGGTTGACCCGGCGACGGATTGAATTCGCTATGCGTGACTCCTTTGCCCGCGCTCATGAGCTGGATCTGTCCCGGCTCGAGCACGCGGCCATTGCCCATGCTGTCCTTGTGCTCGAGAGCTCCCTCGAGGATGTAGCTGAAGATCTCCATGTCGCGGTGGGGATGCGTGCCGAAGCCCTTGCCCGGCGCGACCCAGTCATCGTTGATCACGCGCAGCGAGCGGAACCCCATGTGCAAAGGATCGTGATAGTCGGCGAATGAGAACGTGTGGCTCGACTTCAGCCAGCCATGGTCGGCATGTCCGCGATCTTTTGCGAGTCTCACTTGAATCATGGTTGTTCTGGGTTAACGTGGCACCGAAATCGCGGAAAGCCAGTTTTGCACGAGCACCAGCGATTCGGTCATGCCGCCGCGACCGAGTTCGCGCAGGATCTGGAAGGAGCCGATGGTCTGCGGAGGCATGTGTGGAGAGTGTAATGCTCGGCCTACACCGCGTGCATGAAAATCGGATGGTCGGCGACTCGTGCGTTCCAAATAACTTCAGAGCCACGCGCCAGATGCAATGCACGGTGTCCTAAGATGCGACTGCAAGCTGCGTCGAACCAACGTGGGCGCCATCAACTGTGCGATGCTTCGCTTGCGGCACTTGGTTCCAATCGCCCCTTGGACTGCGAGAGCGCAGTCAGAAAATCGGCGGCCCAGCGGTAAATGTTGAATTCCTCGATGCGCATCCGCATTCGCGTCATGCGCTGGCGTCGCTCCCTTGGGTCCATGTCGATGGCCTGGTGGATTGCATCGGCGAACTCCTCGGTGTCATAGGGATTGATGATGATCGCCTCGGGCAGGTCTCGCGCCGCTCCGGCGAATTCCGAAAGCACCAGCACGCCCTCCTCGCTCTCCGGGGATTCGGCATCGCCGGATTCGGCCTTGGCCGCGACGAATTCCTTTGCGACCAGATTCATGCCGTCGTGCAGCGAGCTGACGATGCAGACCGAAGCCATCTTGAGGAACGCGTAGACCATCGGGCCTTCGTGGTGGTCCACCAGGAAGTGGATCGGCTTCCAGCCGTCGGCGTGAAACTTCCAGTTGATCGCATCCGCGAGCTCCTCCAGCTCCGTGACCAGGTCCCGGTATCGCGGGATGTGCGTGCGGCTGGGGGCGCCCAGCTGGACGAAAGTGAATTTGCCGCGGTGTTGCGGGTATTTTTCAAAGAGCCGCTCGATGGCGCGGAGCCGTTCGGCGATGCCCTTGGTGTAGTCGATGCGATCGACCCCGACGCCGATCGCGCAGCTTCCAAGCTGTTGTTGCTGGCGGAGCAGGGCAATCTCGGCCGCGAGCAGCTCCCCCGACGCGACGCCGCGCTCGGACCACCGCTGCACGCTGATCGGGAACGGCCGGACCAGGGTGGAATGCCCCTTGATCTCAGCGGAGAACCGATCCCAGTCGAGCTTGGCCTCGACCATCCGGTCCACGGTGTCGAGAAAATTGTTGCAATGCTGCTGGAGGTGGAACCCCAGCAGGTCCGCCCCGAGCATTCCCTGAAGCAATTCAACGCGGTAGGGACAAATCCGAAACGCCTCGGCATTGGGCCAGGGGATGTGCCAGAAAAGTCCGACGCGAAGGTCGGGCCGTGCGGACTTGAGCATGCCGGGCACGAGTGCGAGCTGGTAATCCTGGACCATCACGACCGCTTTTTCGGAACCGATTTCTTCAAGCACAGCGGCGGCGAACCGCTGGTTGGCACGCACATACTGATCCCAGTCGCCGGTGCGGAAGACGGGGCGTTCATGGGTGAGATGGCAGAGCGGCCAGAGTCCTTCGTTTGAAAAACCGTAGTAGTAGCCCTGCTCCTCCTCTTTCGTGATCCAAACACGCTTCAGCGTGTAGCGGGGGTTGCTTGGCGGAACCGGCACGCAACCTGAGGCGTCGGTGGTTTGTCGATCGGCATCGCCGGCGCCGTGGGCGACCCACAAACCACCGGTGGCGCGAAGGACGGGATCCAGTCCGGTCACCAAACCGCTCGCCGGTCGGACCAGTGTGGGTTTGCCGTCGCGAAGCTGGTGCATGTAGGGCTCGCGGTTGCTGACGACCACCAGCGGCTGCCCGCCGAGCGCGTCGATGGCGTGGGCGCGAAGCCGATCGCGCGTCCAAGCCTTGTCGGAGCGGACGACTTCCTGTGCTTCTTCGCGCTCTTTGCTGCGGGCAGCGCGAAACGAAGCGGCCAAGTGCACTGTTTCGTCGGCGAGTCGGCCCACGGGCAGGCCGCGCGGCGGCAGTTCGGGCGTGTTGCCGAACCGAAGGCGGCGCATCCATTCGGCGAGCTTGTGAAGCGGACGCTCAAACACCAGCCACGCCAGTCCCGTGGTGATGAAGAACATGCCCAGGCCGATTCCGACCGACCAAAGCAATCCACTCAGGATGCCGCGGGTCATGCGCTCCTCAAGGTAGAGAGCATCGTGAAGCACGACGACCGCGCCCTTGAGATCGCCCTTCTCGTCGATGAGCGGCTGCACAAGCACATGCGTGCTGCCGCCGCCGTCGTGTTGAATCTTGGTCGATTCCAATTTCGAGGCGAGCCCTTGTTTGACGGAGTCCGTGAACGAATCGGAAATCTCGGCGAGACCCTGGCCGCACGCGATCATTTTTCCATCCGGCCGGTGGAGCGCCATGCCAAGCAGTCGCGAGTGTCCGTCAAAGCGGTCGTCAATCACGGAAGCAGCCCTCGCATCATCGCCATCAAGTGCGAGTCGAGCCATGGGTGCCACGCGATGACCAAGAAGCTGGGCTCGACGCGTGAGATCCTGGAGTCCCCGGTGGTGCTCGCCCTCGACTTGGATCCAGAACACCAGTCCGGTGGCGATGGCCGAGAACGCCGCAATGACCAGCCCGAAGCGGAGGGATTTTGAGATGAAGGGGTTTCGTGTCTTGGTCATGCCGGGCTCCTTTGCTGAGATGTGCCCGCCCGATCCAGCGCCATGGCGGCGTCGATCAAGGCGAGGTGCGAATAGGCCTGGGCCAGATTTCCGACGGCGCTTCCGTGCCGAGGTTCGAACTGCTCCGTCAAAATTCCCGGGCCTTTGACCAGCGCCGAGAAATCCTTGAACAACGAAGCCGCCTCGTCGATGCGACCGAGCGTGACGAGCGACTCGACCAGCCATCCCGTGCAGATGTGCATGCCGCCTTCCGCGCCGGGAAGCCCATCGTCGATGCGGTACCGGCGCACCGTCGGCCCGCAGCGCAACTGGCCCGACACCACGTTCACAGTTGCGATCCACCTGGGATCCTTCGGATCGATGAGTCCCGTCAGGCCAATCTTCAGCACGGCTGCGTCGGGGTAGTCGTGGTCGTAGGCGCCGGAGTACGCGCCAAGCGTTTGACTCCATCCCCGGACCAGGACCTCCTCGCGGATTGAATTTCCAAGGGCGATCCATTCCGGATTGCGCGATCCGCAGACCGCCTCCTCGACCACAAGCGCCCGGTCGATCGTGTGCCAGCACATGATCTTGGAATGGACGTGGTGCCTTCGCTCCAACCGCATTTCCCAGATTCCATGGTCGGGCTCTCTCCAGCGGCTCTCGACCGCGCGGACCATCGACCGCACCAGCCGCCAGTGGTCCGGCGCGATCGGAGCGCCCCGCTCGACGAGCATGGCAACCAGATTCACGATGGGGCCGAAGACATCCAGCTGCACCTGGTTCGCGGCGGCGTTCCCGATGCGCACGGGCCTGCTCTGCGCAAACCCCGCGAGGTGGCTGAGTTCGGCCTCGGGAGGAAGGTGTCCGCCGGAAAGGCTGTAGATGGGATGCAGCCGCTCCGGAGTCTCGCAGTGATCCACGACTTCGAGCATCCAGTCCAGGAACTTGAGCGCATGCCCCGTGTTGCCCAGCCGAACAAGAGCCGCCGCGGTCTTCGATGCATCCCTCGGCCAGCAGTAGCGGTAGTCCCAGTTGCGAATGCCGCCGAGCTGCTCGGGCAGGCTGGTTGTTGCGGCGGCGGCGATGGCGCCCGTCGGTCCGTAGCAGAGCGCCTTGAGGACGAGCGCGCTGCGCTTGACGATTTCGGGGCATTGGGCCGGAAGCCTGAGCGTGCCCGCCCAGCCGGACCAGAAGCGGCGACTTTGCTCCCGCCGCTGGAGTTCTTCCTCCGCCAACGCGTTCATGCTGGCGGTTCCATAGCGCAGTTCAAGCACGACCGGTCCCTCGGAGGGATGGACCATGGCTTCGGCGGCATGGTGAACACCTTCACCGACAATGGTCCATGGCACGCCGGGGGAGCGCAGGACGATCGGGTCGTTGGACCCTTCGATGGCAAGTCCGTTTTCACGCGCCCGAAGTTGCGTCGCAATCCGGCCGTATTCGAGGCGCGGGGCGAATCGGATGCGAGCTGCGGACGTGCCTTCGATGAGGCGCACCAGGTCGGTCCGGCCGGCTTTCTGGAACGCCCGCCCAGCGGAGCAGTCGAGATAATCGGTCACGCGCAGGTTCGACCATTCGGTCACAAGGACGAAGGAATCTCCGTCGTAGCCGCAGCGCAGCGGTTCGCCGCCTCCGGCGGGGGCGACCTCAAAGAACCCCGCCGTTGGATCGCCGACAAGTTCGGCAAAGATTGCAGTGGAATCCAGTCGTGGAAGACAGAGCCAGGAGATCCTCGCGCCCGGCGACACGACGGCCATCGTTCGCTGATCCGACAGGATCGCGCATTGGTCGAGCGCAACGAGGTTCC
This portion of the Planctomycetota bacterium genome encodes:
- a CDS encoding pirin family protein encodes the protein MIQVRLAKDRGHADHGWLKSSHTFSFADYHDPLHMGFRSLRVINDDWVAPGKGFGTHPHRDMEIFSYILEGALEHKDSMGNGRVLEPGQIQLMSAGKGVTHSEFNPSPGQPMRLLQIWIQPRERGLEPGYTEWHPKAEQRDFPKVLVISPDGRDGSATIHQDAHIHRIRLKPGQSVAHELGPGRGAWLQIAQGAMSINGVELKTGDGASTEHAGSLSMIASAPTEALLFDLK
- a CDS encoding trehalose-6-phosphate synthase, with translation MTKTRNPFISKSLRFGLVIAAFSAIATGLVFWIQVEGEHHRGLQDLTRRAQLLGHRVAPMARLALDGDDARAASVIDDRFDGHSRLLGMALHRPDGKMIACGQGLAEISDSFTDSVKQGLASKLESTKIQHDGGGSTHVLVQPLIDEKGDLKGAVVVLHDALYLEERMTRGILSGLLWSVGIGLGMFFITTGLAWLVFERPLHKLAEWMRRLRFGNTPELPPRGLPVGRLADETVHLAASFRAARSKEREEAQEVVRSDKAWTRDRLRAHAIDALGGQPLVVVSNREPYMHQLRDGKPTLVRPASGLVTGLDPVLRATGGLWVAHGAGDADRQTTDASGCVPVPPSNPRYTLKRVWITKEEEQGYYYGFSNEGLWPLCHLTHERPVFRTGDWDQYVRANQRFAAAVLEEIGSEKAVVMVQDYQLALVPGMLKSARPDLRVGLFWHIPWPNAEAFRICPYRVELLQGMLGADLLGFHLQQHCNNFLDTVDRMVEAKLDWDRFSAEIKGHSTLVRPFPISVQRWSERGVASGELLAAEIALLRQQQQLGSCAIGVGVDRIDYTKGIAERLRAIERLFEKYPQHRGKFTFVQLGAPSRTHIPRYRDLVTELEELADAINWKFHADGWKPIHFLVDHHEGPMVYAFLKMASVCIVSSLHDGMNLVAKEFVAAKAESGDAESPESEEGVLVLSEFAGAARDLPEAIIINPYDTEEFADAIHQAIDMDPRERRQRMTRMRMRIEEFNIYRWAADFLTALSQSKGRLEPSAASEASHS
- the otsB gene encoding trehalose-phosphatase, whose translation is MQEDLFNRLTSLARTPQLLVACDYDGTLAEIAADPARTIPNEASLDSLRALAELEGTWAAIVSGRSLKDLAALVPLGRSVMMIGSHGAEWKNPGVPLSPEQRDRLGQVAGILADVARKTKGASFELKPAGAALHVRGATGDSGDAAIAEAVSQCEVLSGVYVRHGSKVVEFAVVETNKGDSVRRVRFATGATSVIFLGDDLTDEDVFKSLDANDVAVKVGPGETAARDRVPGIADVAEILRELAALRARWIRERNLVALDQCAILSDQRTMAVVSPGARISWLCLPRLDSTAIFAELVGDPTAGFFEVAPAGGGEPLRCGYDGDSFVLVTEWSNLRVTDYLDCSAGRAFQKAGRTDLVRLIEGTSAARIRFAPRLEYGRIATQLRARENGLAIEGSNDPIVLRSPGVPWTIVGEGVHHAAEAMVHPSEGPVVLELRYGTASMNALAEEELQRREQSRRFWSGWAGTLRLPAQCPEIVKRSALVLKALCYGPTGAIAAAATTSLPEQLGGIRNWDYRYCWPRDASKTAAALVRLGNTGHALKFLDWMLEVVDHCETPERLHPIYSLSGGHLPPEAELSHLAGFAQSRPVRIGNAAANQVQLDVFGPIVNLVAMLVERGAPIAPDHWRLVRSMVRAVESRWREPDHGIWEMRLERRHHVHSKIMCWHTIDRALVVEEAVCGSRNPEWIALGNSIREEVLVRGWSQTLGAYSGAYDHDYPDAAVLKIGLTGLIDPKDPRWIATVNVVSGQLRCGPTVRRYRIDDGLPGAEGGMHICTGWLVESLVTLGRIDEAASLFKDFSALVKGPGILTEQFEPRHGSAVGNLAQAYSHLALIDAAMALDRAGTSQQRSPA